A region from the Brassica napus cultivar Da-Ae chromosome C8, Da-Ae, whole genome shotgun sequence genome encodes:
- the LOC106384704 gene encoding uncharacterized protein At3g43530-like, which translates to MKGRKRKNPSTTCVGVSSRTRARKAVSAGNEPARETTVVSLSVDSESDDMSDVSSKARQPPQPLELYFKSTEFTKTCKIQTKCFVKNTVDVIKKLKEEVKWFTTHPQFRHFFHMPDEQYLKLQGMWMLLLRTISTEEEDVAWFSLNGVPIRYSMREHALISGLDCHEYPRKYLKLGSTKFVDYYFGGLKKITITDVEQKLLSMKTPCNDRLKMAVLFFLGRVIRGQAKDSGPVDPFILRIVEDLDVCRTFPWGRLTFEDAIKNIKHMMELLKGEVHPACGFPGFIIPLEILAFECIPKLGKTFRLSADTPSEDCPRMCKSRFTKSSMKGYPLEDIYAALGHTKVINSVLVPTVGEEIMLARIIDEEREYHCEGSTSDTWNHWLNVKHKKIFWKKLYDLDVAARVFKKKKDKEKVTFLEDSSSKSGLESLKALEEKILGAISEGFSGLKSVVEAKLGDMDVRMSKFEKNQRQLRRRAKKIEEKLTSIESNKNEERNYGEDMDFGWDDRDYGRAEGKENSEKAKEDKENSESGEEKDVVSGGKNSKDGEKENNEKGEEEKDHEPEKDKENSDSVEKGEEYVEESDGESSLLRLQERVRVQAEEFWRTIDDESEAEEEVEKEGEEEAEKEVQEEKEGEKEAEKEVQEEKEGEKEAEKEVQEEKEGEEEGEKEAEKEVQEEKEAEKVESKGTPTSTGVIVITPRGRTKAADARKAISISPEIVVVTGIAELAEKEVEVEDTQTEQEAIQTEIVEKEAEVTEKDAELAEKEDQDVDEEEEKAEESEDNPVESPSEKHAELAEKSVESDVDLDVEEEEEKAEEIKDNLVESPAKKQTELAEKSVEVELKTKRKPKVKVIAVPYGIPRAERLAKMRAEAEKKKARAEKKKAKADGAPKKKDRPKKTEATLKPCTPLPEKRKSEPSRWVQSPFTEGKTDELEVPKKKLKTKT; encoded by the exons ATGAAGGGCCGAAAAAGAAAGAATCCATCTACTACGTGCGTTGGAGTCTCCAGTAGAACTAGAGCTAGAAAGGCGGTCTCAGCTGGGAATGAGCCGGCAAGAGAAACGACTGTAGTTTCTCTCTCTGTTGATTCAGAAAGTGATGACATGTCTGATGTATCATCTAAG GCAAGGCAACCACCACAGCCCCTTGAATTATACTTCAAGAGCACAGAGTTCACGAAGACTTGCAAGATTCAAACCAAGTGCTTTGTGAAGAATACAGTGGACGTGATTAAGAAGCTTAAGGAGGAGGTTAAATGGTTCACAACCCATCCTCAATTTCGTCACTTCTTCCACATGCCTGATGAACAATACCTGAAGCTCCAAGGAATGTGGATGTTACTCTTGCGCACCATTTcgactgaagaagaagatgttgcaTGGTTTAGTCTGAATGGTGTTCCCATCCGCTATTCTATGAGGGAGCATGCCCTCATCTCGGGCTTAGACTGCCATGAGTATCCAAGGAAATATTTGAAGCTCGGGAGTACGAAGTTTGTGGATTATTACTTCGGTGGACTAAAGAAGATCACCATAACAGATGTGGAGCAGAAGCTGTTGTCTATGAAGACGCCATGCAATGATAGATTGAAGATGGCTGTCTTGTTCTTCCTTGGTCGGGTTATCAGAGGACAGGCAAAGGATTCCGGACCAGTAGACCCGTTCATCTTAAGGATCGTGGAAGATTTGGATGTTTGCAGAACATTTCCATGGGGTCGTTTGACATTTGAAGATGCAATAAAGAACATTAAGCATATGATGGAGCTTCTGAAGGGTGAAGTGCACCCGGCATGCGGCTTTCCTGGATTCATAATTCCATTAGAG ATTTTGGCTTTTGAGTGTATTCCTAAGCTGGGGAAAACATTTCGACTATCTGCAGACACACCTTCTGAAGATTGTCCTAGGATGTGCAAGAGCCGCTTTACAAAGAGTAGCATGAAGGGCTATCCTTTGGAAGATATATATGCTGCACTTGGACACACAaag gttaTTAACAGTGTGTTGGTGCCAACTGTGGGTGAGGAAATCATGCTGGCTCGTATAATTGATGAGGAGCGAGAGTATCATTGTGAGGGAAGCACAAGTGATACTTGGAACCACTGGCTAAATGTGAAGCATAAGAAGATATTTTGGAAAAAGCTATACGACTTAGATGTTGCTGCACGAGTgtttaaaaagaagaaggacAAAGAAAAGGTGACGTTTTTAGAAGATTCGTCTTCTAAATCTGGGTTGGAGAGCTTGAAAGCTCTGGAAGAAAAGATTTTGGGGGCCATAAGTGAAGGGTTTTCTGGTCTTAAATCAGTGGTGGAGGCAAAGCTGGGTGATATGGATGTGAGGATgagtaaatttgaaaagaatCAGCGCCAACTTAGAAGAAGGGctaagaaaatagaagaaaagCTGACTTCTATTGAGAGCAACAAAAATGAGGAGAGGAACTATGGTGAAGATATGGATTTTGGATGGGATGATAGAGATTATGGTAGAGCTGAAGGGAAGGAAAACAGTGAGAAGGCTAAGGAAGACAAGGAAAACAGTGAGTCTGGCGAGGAAAAGGATGTGGTCTCGGGTGGGAAAAACAGtaaggatggtgagaaagaaaacaatgagaagggtgaagaagagaaagaccacgaacctgaaaaagacaaagaaaacaGTGACTCTGTTGAGAAAGGCGAAGAATACGTGGAGGAATCAGATGGAGAAAGTTCTCTGTTAAGGCTTCAGGAAAGAGTGAGAGTGCAAGCAGAAGAATTTTGGAGGACAATTGATGATGAGTCTGAGGCTGAGGAAGAGGTTGAGAAAGAGGGTGAGGAAGAGGCTGAGAAAGAGgttcaagaagagaaagagggtgaaaaagaggctgagaaagaggttcaagaagagaaagagggtgagaaagaggctgagaaagaggttcaagaagagaaagagggtgaggaagagggtgagaaagaggctgagaaagaggttcaagaagagaaagaggctgagaaaGTAGAATCCAAGGGAACTCCTACCTCTACCGGAGTAATAGTCATTACACCACGTGGTAGAACTAAGGCAGCAGATGCGAGGAAAGCAATCTCTATATCACCAGAGATTGTTGTGGTAACAGGGATTGCTGAGCTAGCTGAGAAAGAGGTTGAGGTAGAAGATACTCAGACAGAGCAAGAAGCTATTCAGACTGAGATTGTTGAGAAAGAGGCTGAGGTTACTGAGAAAGATGCTGAGTTAGCTGAGAAAGAGGATCAAGATGTGGATGAAGAGGAGGAAAAAGCAGAGGAAAGTGAAGATAATCCTGTGGAGAGTCCCTCTGAGAAACATGCTGAGCTAGCTGAGAAGTCAGTTGAATCTGATGTCGATCTAGAtgtggaggaagaggaggaaaaaGCTGAGGAAATTAAAGATAATCTTGTGGAGAGTCCCGCTAAGAAACAGACTGAGCTAgctgagaagtcagttgagGTAGAATTAAAGACTAAGCGCAAGCCTAAGGTCAAGGTCATAGCAGTGCCGTATGGCATTCCCAGAGCTGAGAGACTAGCAAAAATGAGAGCTGAAGCTGAAAAAAAGAAAGCTAGAGCTGAAAAAAAGAAAGCTAAAGCTGATGGTGCACCTAAGAAGAAAGACAGGCCGAAGAAGACTGAGGCTACATTGAAGCCATGTACGCCGCTGCCGGAGAAGAGAAAAAGTGAACCATCACGGTGGGTGCAGTCTCCTTTCACTGAGGGAAAGACTGATGAGCTAGAAGTGCCAAAGAAGAAGCTTAAAACAAAAACCTAA